In Methanocella paludicola SANAE, the sequence TTTTTTGTTATGGCGAAGAGCCACCTGACGCCCGATTCGAGGCTGGACAGCGCCGGGGCCGTGCTGCGCGATATGATCGCCCTGGACGCCAACAACCTGGACGACGCCTATTTTAGCCTGTATCTCCGGGTGAAGCGCTTCGACGTGGTCGCGCTGGAGAAGGGCATGTACAGGGGAACGAGCATGGCCCGCGTGAAGGGGCTCAAGAACTACATGCAGGTCATACCTCAGGAGTTTTTGCCGGCGGTCTATGCAGTCTCGAAGAAGGACCGGGAGGCGGCGGCCCGGAACCTGCTGAGCACCTGGGGGATCGCTGAGGACGAGTACCGGAAGGTGGGGAGCAAGGTCCTTGAATCGCTTGACGGCAAGGAGAAAACCCTGGTGCAGCTTAAGAAGGGCCTGTCTCCGGTCTCCCGGGATATCGTCCGAAAGAAAAAGGAAAAGGCTACGAACGTCTCGATCGTGGCCCAGGCCATGCAGGACCGGTGGCTGCTTCTCCGGGGTGGCATCGGGAGGCACCCGGGCGAGAACCCGGGACGTTTCTCCGCCTTTAAAGAGCGTTTTAAGATGAAGCTGGACGTGGGCAGGGACGAGGCGCTCTCGCTTTTGGCGAAGCGGTACGTCAAAAGTTACGGCCCCGTGGGGGCAGAAGACCTGGCCTGGTGGCTCGGGGTCACTAAGAGCGAGGCCTCCTGGGCTCTCGACTCGCTCGACAGCGCCGAGGCCGTGGATGTCGAGGGCGTCCCCGGCCGGCTGTTCATCGATAAAAGGGACGAGAGCCTTATCGATGGCAAATTCATGGAGCCGTCCGTGGTCTTCCTGCCCAGGGACGACCCGTATGTGAAGGCATACTATAACGACGGGCGGTTCGTGCCCGAAGGCCATGACGCGATGACGAAGTTCGGGGAGTCGAAGAGCGTTGTCCTCGTTAACGGCACAGTCTGGGGGACGTGGAGCCTGGAAAAGGACCGCATGACATTCGTTTGCCGGGTCGAGTGGTTCGACGGCCATCCCGAAGTCCCCGCAGAAAGGGTCGAGGCCGCAGCGCTGGACGCTGGCAGGTTCTACACGGGCGGCGAGGTCGAGGTCAAAGGCGATACATAAGGTTTAAATATTGTACGTGTCATTAACATACGGTGCACTTATGCTAGCGTGGGATCGTTTTATTGGCCGGCATGGCCTTTTTCTGTGATGATCTTAGCTGCGTGGCAAAAAGCACCGTATCCGATTTATCGAATAGTTTTTCACTATGTAGCGAAGGCGAGGAATAGACGTGATACAGGAAGAGAAGGAGCAGTATAACGGCAAGGTGATCGAGGCCCGGGTAGACCAGTTCTGGAACTCGACCGATGCCTACCACAAGACCAGGGCGTTGAGAAAGGGCAACAAAAAGTTCTATTTCGTGGACGGCCCGCCATATACGACCGGCCGCATCCACCTCGGCACGGCCTGGAACAAGATCATCAAGGATTCGGTGCTCCGCTACCGCAGCATGAACGGCTTCGACCTGATGGACAGGGCTGGCTGGGACATGCACGGCCTCCCGATCGAGGTCAAGGTCGAAAGCCTGCTGGGCTTTAAGACCAAGAAGGACATCGAGAACTACGGCGTAGCCCAGTTCACCGAGAAGTGCAAGGCCTTCGCCATCGAGAATATGCGCGAGATGACCGGCCAGTTCAAGAAGCTCGGCGTCTGGCTGGACTGGGACGACCCGTACATGACCTTAAAGAACGAGTACATCGAGGCCGCCTGGTGGACAATCAAGCAGGCCCACGAGAAGAAGCTTCTCGAGCGGGGCCTGCGTAACGTGAACTGGTGCCCCCGCTGTGAGACGGCGATAGCGGATTCGGAGGTCGAGTACGCCGACCGGACCGACGACTCGATATACGTCAAGTTCCCCCTGAAGGACCAGGAAGGCTTTTTAGTCATATGGACGACCACCCCGTGGACCATCCCCGCCAACATGGGCGTGGCCGCCAACAAGGATTTCACCTACGCTTTAGTCCACGCGCTGCCGGGACCCGTGCTCGAAGAGGCCTCGCTGGCCGCGGGCCTGGACCCCGCCGCGCTGATGGACAAGCACTCCGACGGCACGCCCAAGCCCATGCGGTTCGCCGACAAGGTGGCCCGCATGAAGGAGGCCATCGGCCCCGAAAAACTGGAAGAGCTCTACGCCGCGAAGGGCGAGAAGCTCATCATCGCCGTCGACCTGGTCGAGGGCGTCATGAAGCTCGGCCGCTATGGCGACTATCGCGTCCTCAAGACCATGCAGGGCGAGGAATTGAAGGGCACACAGTACAGGCACCCTCTGGAGGACCTCGTCCCGTGCCATAAGGGCACGGAGCATAAAGTGTATCTCGCAGACTTCGTGGTGGGCGAGAACACGGGCCTGGTGCACATCGCGCCCGGGCACGGCCTGGACGATTTCGAGCTGGGCGTGAAGGAGGGCATACCCGTGTTCTGCCCCGTGAAGCCCAACGGCGCCTTCGCGCCCGAGGCGGGCGCATACGCGGGCATGAACATCCGGGACGCCAACCCGAAGATCCTGGACGACCTGCGCGCCCGGGGACTGCTCCTCGGGGCCACCGAGATCACCCACAGGTACGGCCACTGCTGGAGGTGCAAGACCCCCATCATATTCATGACCACGGACCAGTGGTTCATCGCCGTGAGCAAGATAAAGGAGCCCATGCTTGCCGAGGTGAGCCGGGTCAACTGGTACCCGCCGTGGGCCGGTTCCTCCCGGTTCCACGACTGGGTGAGCGGCGCACGTGACTGGTGCATCTCGAGGCAGCGCTACTGGGGCATACCCATACCCATCTGGAAGTGCGAGAACTGCGGCAGCATGGACGTCATAGGCACGAAAGAGGAGCTGGAGCACAAGACCGGCGTCAGGGTGAACGACCTTCACCGCCCCTTCGTGGACAGCGTGTACATGGAGTGCGAGTGCGGCGGCCGGATGAAGCGGGTCGAGGACATATTCGACGTATGGTTCGATTCGGCCGTGGCCTCATGGGCCACGCTCCGGTTCCCCCAGCGCAAGGACCTCATGGACTGGTGGCCCGCCGATTTCATCGTCGAGGGCCACGACCAGACCCGGGGCTGGTTCTACTCTCAATTGGGCGCCGGCATGGTGGGCTTCGGCAAAGCGCCATATAACTCGGTCTGCATGCACGGCTTCACCCTCGACGACCAGGGCCGTAAGATGTCAAAGAGCCTGGGCAACGTCGTCGCCCCCGAGGAAGTGCTGGAAAAGTTCGGCGCCGACGCGCTGAGGCTCTACGTGCTCTCGCAGAGCGCCCCCTGGGAGGACCTGAGCTTCTCCTGGGACGAGTGCGGCAACGTGTACCGGACGCTCAACATCTTCTGGAACGTCTACCGCTTCCCGCTCCCGTACATGGTGCTCGATAAGTTCGACCCCACGAAGACCACATACGGGTCGGTCAAGGAGCACCTGAGAGTCGAGGACCGGTGGATATTATCGAGACTGCAGGCGGTCATCAAAGAAGTGAACGAAGGGATGGCCACCTACGAGTTGCACCGCTCCACCAGGGCGCTCATAAATTTCATACTTGAGGACCTGTCGCGGTGGTACGTCCAGCTCTCGAGGGAGAGGACATGGGTCGAGGCCAACGACCCGGACAAGCTTGCCGCCTACTGGGTCCTGTACCATGTGCTCTCCAACACGGTGAAGCTCATGGCTCCATACACGCCCTACATGGCGGAGCGCATGTACCAGAACCTGGTGAGGAACTCCGAGCCCTCCGCATGGGAGTCGGTCCATATGTGCGAGTGGCCGACCGTGAATGCTTCATTGCTCGATGAGCAATTAAATAAGGACATGGACGTGGCCAGGAAGATCGTGGAGGCGTCGTCCAACGCCCGGCAAAAGGCAAAGCGAAAGCTGAGGTGGCCTGTGAAGAAGATCACCGTCGCCCCCGACACCGAGGAGACGGCGACCGCCGTGAAGGACCTCACGGGCGTCATCCGGGAGCAGACCAACGCAAAAGAGATCGTCTTACTGGGCGTAGGCGCCCCGAACCCGGACCTCGGGGTCGAGGTCGTTCCCAACCCGAAGGTAATAGGCCCGGCGTTCAAGGGCGAGGCCGGCAAGGTCATCGGCGCCTTAAAATCCTCGGACGGCAGGGTGGTGAAGTCGACCGTCGAGAAGGACGGCAGGTTCGTGCTGACGCTTGCCGGCGGCGAGGTCGAGGTCACGCCAGACATGGTGAGCTTCCGGGACGTCATACCCGAGACGCTGGCCATGGGCGAGTTCCCGGGAGGCAAGCTCTACGTGGACGTCGAGCTGACCCCGGAACTGGAGGCGGAAGGCTATACACGAGAGCTCATCCGGCGCATACAGGACATGAGAAAGGACCTGAAGCTGAACGTCGAGGATAAGATAAAGGCCGAAGTGTACGTCGGTGACGACCGTGTCCGGGGCCTCGTCGCCGGAATGAACGGCCTGATCATGAACGAGGTCAGGGCCTCGGGCCTGGAATTCAAGGGCGATAAGAGCGTATCGGGCGCCCTCGTGAAGGAATGGGACGTCGAGGGGCTGCCGGTGACCATCGGCATCGAGAAGGCATGAGATACGAGCAGTGGGAGCCCTATTATAGGGCCATCTTACAGGATTTCGGGTGGACCGCCGAGGGGGACGAAAAAGCAGCTGAGCTGCTTTCGTCCATGCTTCCGGAGGATACGCCCTGCCTTGCGCGCGTTGAAGAGCTGATCCGGGGAAAGGAGGTCATCGTCTGCGGCAAGGCGCCCACGCTCCAGAAGGACATGGCAAAGGTGGACTGGTGGTACAAGTACACCGTGATCGCCGCGGACGGCGCCGTCTCCACACTTCTAGACCAGGGCATCGTTCCCGACATCGTCGTGTCCGACCTGGACGGCAGGCACGAGGACCTTTTAGAGGCCGATTCGCTGGGCTCCATCATCGTAGCGCACGCCCACGCCGACAACGTGGAAGCGGTCAAGTCCCTGGTCCCGAAGCTGAGGCACGTCGTGGGCACCACCCAGGCGAGGCCCCTGAGGAACGTTTACAACTTCGGGGGGTTCTCCGACGGCGACAGGTGCGTCTTTTTAGCGAAGGAGCTCGGGGCGAAGAGCATCAAAATAATAGGCTTCGACCTGGACGATACTAAGGTCACGCCTAAAAAGCTTAAAAAATTGAAGTGGGCCCGGCGCCTGCTGGGCGATCTCGGCATTAATATTTGAATTATCGTCTAGTAAAGACTTTAGATACTTGCTCTGTGTCCTTGTTTTTTCTATGCGACACACGTACAGTCCTCCGGTCGGTATCACGAAAACACGAATTCTTTTTATATCCCACGTAAGGGCACGAAGTACACGAAGGTACATGCTTTGGCGTTCAAAACACGAAACAACCTCTCTAAAAGACGAACCTCCCTAAAGGATTAAAACTCAAAGGAAAGCATGACTTACCCATTATGAGTAACGTTCGTTCATGCCGTATCTTGTGTTTCATTCTTTAGAGTTTTAGGGCCCTTAGGGAGGTTGTTTCGTGTTTTAAACACCAGGCATGAGCTTGGTGATTTTGTGCTTTACGTGGGATATAAAAAGTCTTTCGTGGTTTCGTGTTACCGACCGGAGGGACCAACGCCACAGGAATCAAGGCAAAGGATCGATATGCGAGCATCGAACTACTGTATTCATAGCCGCCGGCGTTATAGAAGAAAAAATGATAGAGAGACTGTCGCCCCCTACATCTATTTTAGATTCAGCTTCACCGAAGCATATATGGCGCCCCCTATGGCAGCCACGACGGCTATTAATATCAGCCCGACCGGGGCGCAGAGACATGTCATGACACCGCCCGCCCCTCCGAATATGGAACCTAGCGCGATGCCACCCAGGATGTCGGACGAGTCGACAGCCATTCCGAACTCGATGGCGGGCCTGAGGAAGGCGATGATCACGTTGACGACGCCGTATATGAGGCCGGCCAGCGCGCCGGCGAGGGCGGAGACGATAGCAGCGTCCGAGAGCTTCGTGAGGTCTTTCGCCCGCATGGCCGCCAGCACGCCCGTGGCGAGCGAGATGATCAGGATGGCGGGCAGGGTCAGACAACCGCAGGCGTTCGACGCCGTGCCGGCCCCCGGCACCCAGGCGTTCCATGCGGCCAGCTCTAGTATGAAGCTGACGGCAAGGTATCCGGCAAGAAGTACGCCGCCGACGATGCCGGCGGTTAAGGCAGCAATGTACCTGGATCGCATAATGAACAAGCACCTGTATGCTAAAATATAGGCGCCTGCACTGATAAATACGTTATTAAAAAGTGATGGAAGGGCTTACAGGTAGCCCTTCTTCTTGAGCACTTCCGCGTTCAGGATGCTCGCGCCCGCGGCGCCCCTGACCGTGTTGTGCCCCATGCACACGTACTGGACGGCGTTGTCAGCGCCCGCCCTGATGCGGCCGACGGACACGCTCATGCCCCGCCCCTGGTTCCGGTCCATCCTGGGCTGCGGCCTGTCCGGCTCCTCCCTGACTATGATGGCCTTCTTCGGCGAGGTCGGCAGGTCCCCGAGCTTCGGGTCGAACTTGAGGAACGCGTTCTTCACCTGCTCAGGCGTGGGGTTCTTCTTCGAGCGCATCCAGACTGACATGGTGTGCCCGTCCATCACGGGAACCCTGTGGCAGGCGGCGCTCACCCAGAACGGTGCGTCCTTGACTATTTTACCGTCGAAGGTGCCCAGCAGTTTTTGTGTTTCCGTCTCCATCTTGTGCTCCTCCCCGCCGATGTACGGGATGACGTTGTCCATGATGGCCATCGAGGACACGCCCTCGTAGCCCGCGCCCGACACGGCCTGCATGGTGGCCACGTGTATGTTCTCGATGCCGAACTTCATGAGGGGCTTGAGCGTCAGGACCATCATGATGGTGCTGCAGTTGGGGTTGGTGACGATGCACCCGTCCCACTTGCGTTTCTTCTTCTGGACGTCGATAAGCGCCAGGTGCTCCGGGTTGACCTCGGGTATAAGGAGCGGTATGTCCTTCTCCATGCGGTGGGAGCTGGCGTTCGACGACACGACGAAGCCCGCCTTCGCGAAGTCCTTCTCGATGGTGATGGCGTCCTCGGCGGGCAGGGCCGAGAATACGATGTCGGCGTCGACCTCTTTCGGCTTAGTCGAGACCACGGTGATGTCCCTCACGTTTTCAGGGAGGTCGGTATCCAGCCTCCACTTGGCAACTTCACCGTACTTCTTTCCAGCGCTCCGCTCCGAAGCGGCCAGCGCCGTTATCTCGAACCATGGGTGGTCCGCCAGTAGTTGGACGAACCTCTGTCCCACGGCCCCCGTCGCGCCCAGTATTCCGGCCTTGATCATAGTGTACACCTTTTACTTCGTCTTCTCTTTTTCCAGCTTTATCGCCTCAGTCGGGCATGCAGCGACGCAGTCGCCGCACTCCTGGCACCTTTCCTCGTCTACCTTCGCGATCTCGTCGACAAGCTCTATTGCCGCCTCGGGGCACGCGTCCACGCACGTCCCGCAGCCGACACATGCTTCCTTATCCACTTTTGCAACCATAGTTATTCACCGGATAAATGTTGTATGTTAGGTTGGGCTTATTACTTAAAATTTTTCTGACAAGGGATGGGTACGCGCTTTAAAAAAGGGAAAAAATATCGACGGCCTACTGCATGACCATGTCGGACATCGAGTAGAGACCGGGCTTCTGCGAGACGAGCCACCTGGCGGCCTTGACGGCGCCCGACGCGAACGCGCTCCGGGAGTGGGCCTGGTGCTTTATCTCAATGCGCTCGCCCTCACAGGCGAAAAGCACGGTGTGGTCGCCCACGATGTCCCCGCCCCTGACGGCGTGGACGCCTATTTCCTTGCCCCTGAGGGCGACGCCCTCACGACCATATACCAGCGGGGGCTTCTCCTTCAGGGCGCCGGAAATGACCTCGGCGGCCTTTAAGGCCGTGCCGCTGGGGGCGTCCTTCTTCTTGTTGTGGTGCGCCTCGATGATCTCGATATCGCAGCCCTCGAGGTCTCTCGCCGCCTCGGCCAGCAATTTTAAGAACACCTGTACGCCGACAGAAAAGTTGGGGGAGATGATGGCGGCGACGTTCCCTTTAGCAATGGCGTCGGCCATCTCCTTCTTCTGGGCCTCGTCGAAGCCAGTGGTGCCGACGACCATGCGGACGCCATTCGCGGCCGCGGCCTTCACGTTGCCGACAGCTGCCGAGGGCGCCGTAAAATCGATGAGAACGTCGGGCTTTACGGCCTTTAAGACGCTATCGATGTCTTTGGCGCTGGAGACCTTGACGGGGCCGACCTGCTTTCCTGCCGAGAGGTCGAACCCTGCCACAAGCTCCATGTCGGGCTGGGCGAGGACGATGTCAGAGACCATCGTCCCCATCCTGCCGTTTATGCCCGCTATTGCTACCCTCACCATTCGCTCACCCTTGATCGTTATTTCTTCGCCCGGGCCTTCACGGCCACCTTCTTCTTCACGGCGCCCAGCGCCTCCAGCATTGCCTGGAGCTTCTTCTGGTTCTCTGGCGCCATGGTGGTCAGGGGAGCCCTGAGCGGCCCCGCGGCCAGGCCCATCATGTTCGCAGCGGCCTTGACGGGTATAGGGTTGGTCTCGATGAACAGGCCCCGCATGATCGGCGCAAGCTTATAGTAGACGTCCAGCGCCTTCTTCTGATCGCCCTTCAGGTAGTAGGCGACCATCTGGCTGACCTCCTTAGGGAGCACGTTCGCCGCCACGGAGACGACGCCCTTGCCTCCGTAGGACATGATCGGTATGGTCAGGTTGTCGTCGCCCGAGAGCACGGTGAAGCCCTTTTTGTAGCCCCTCGTGAGCTCGATGATCTCGGCGGTCTGCGCCGGGCTGCCGCTGGCCTCTTTTATCCCGACGATGTTGTCGATCTTCGCCAGCTCGGCCACGATGGACGGCTTCATGTTGATGCCCGTCCTGGACGGCACGTTGTAGAGAATGATAGGGATATCGACATTTTCGGCGACGGTGCGGTAATGAAGTAGCTGACCGGCGTCGCCGGGCTTGTTGTAGTAGGGGGTGATGAGCATAGCGGCGGTGGCGCCCGAGTCCATCGCGTACCGGGTGAGCTCGACCGCTTCCCGGGTGTTATTAGAACCAGAACCGCCGATGACCGGCACACGGCCATTGGCTTGATCCACAGCCGTTTCTAAAAGCCGCTTTTGCTCGTCGAAGCTGAGGGTGGCCGCCTCGCCCGTGCAGCCGCACGGCACGATGCCCGAAACGCCGCCCTCGATGACGTAGTCAATGTTATTCCTGAAGCCCGCGATGTCTATCTCGCCATTTTTCTTGAAAGGAGTGATCAGGGCAGGGTAAACGCCCTTTAACTCACCCTTGAGCTTCATTATTTCCTCCTGCCCTTGGAGCTGACTTTCCTCGTAACGTAGCCGGCTACTCGGTTCCGGAGCGTTTTGCTGTCGACGCCCGTGAGCTTCTCGACCTGGGCCTTGTTCGCGTTAAAGTCCGTGGTGAACTCGTCCGGGTGCTGCCTTAGCAGCGCGTGGCCGGTGCTCTTGATATTAGTCTGCTTTATACTTCCCAACGTTCAACCTCCTTTATGGTTTATGCCCTGCATTCCATGATGAGAGCATACGTGAGTGTCAATATTGAAGTCAAATATGCGCTCATGGTATTTAACTATGTTTTTTTTGCCTGGAGTGCTCGGGCGTCGTGATTTAGCGTCTTGCCTGCATTTATAGCTTTGCACGCGTGTATGGCCACACCCGGCATCCCGATATTACACTTTTGTTTGGCATATTACGCCCTGCTATACAACTAATGAGCAGATAAATACTTTAATATAAAACCCTGAAAAGGAATAGTTATATATGGGATACGGTTCATCGAGTAGCACGGGTGCTATCACGAGCTTGCTGAGCCTTGAAAAGCCGGAGATGAGGGATAAGCCCTTGAAAGTGGCGGTCATCATACCCACGATGAACGAGCCCGCCATCAGCAAAGTGGTAGACGATGCCAGGCAGGCGCTCAGGCACTTCGACACGGAGGTCATCGTCGTGGATAAGTCCCTGGACGATACCCCGAGGAAGGCAAAAAAGGCCGGCGCAATCGTCGTCACCCAGAAGGAATCGGGCTACGGTAACGCC encodes:
- the asd gene encoding aspartate-semialdehyde dehydrogenase, giving the protein MIKAGILGATGAVGQRFVQLLADHPWFEITALAASERSAGKKYGEVAKWRLDTDLPENVRDITVVSTKPKEVDADIVFSALPAEDAITIEKDFAKAGFVVSSNASSHRMEKDIPLLIPEVNPEHLALIDVQKKKRKWDGCIVTNPNCSTIMMVLTLKPLMKFGIENIHVATMQAVSGAGYEGVSSMAIMDNVIPYIGGEEHKMETETQKLLGTFDGKIVKDAPFWVSAACHRVPVMDGHTMSVWMRSKKNPTPEQVKNAFLKFDPKLGDLPTSPKKAIIVREEPDRPQPRMDRNQGRGMSVSVGRIRAGADNAVQYVCMGHNTVRGAAGASILNAEVLKKKGYL
- a CDS encoding 30S ribosomal protein S17e, with protein sequence MGSIKQTNIKSTGHALLRQHPDEFTTDFNANKAQVEKLTGVDSKTLRNRVAGYVTRKVSSKGRRK
- the dapA gene encoding 4-hydroxy-tetrahydrodipicolinate synthase, coding for MKLKGELKGVYPALITPFKKNGEIDIAGFRNNIDYVIEGGVSGIVPCGCTGEAATLSFDEQKRLLETAVDQANGRVPVIGGSGSNNTREAVELTRYAMDSGATAAMLITPYYNKPGDAGQLLHYRTVAENVDIPIILYNVPSRTGINMKPSIVAELAKIDNIVGIKEASGSPAQTAEIIELTRGYKKGFTVLSGDDNLTIPIMSYGGKGVVSVAANVLPKEVSQMVAYYLKGDQKKALDVYYKLAPIMRGLFIETNPIPVKAAANMMGLAAGPLRAPLTTMAPENQKKLQAMLEALGAVKKKVAVKARAKK
- the dapB gene encoding 4-hydroxy-tetrahydrodipicolinate reductase; protein product: MVRVAIAGINGRMGTMVSDIVLAQPDMELVAGFDLSAGKQVGPVKVSSAKDIDSVLKAVKPDVLIDFTAPSAAVGNVKAAAANGVRMVVGTTGFDEAQKKEMADAIAKGNVAAIISPNFSVGVQVFLKLLAEAARDLEGCDIEIIEAHHNKKKDAPSGTALKAAEVISGALKEKPPLVYGREGVALRGKEIGVHAVRGGDIVGDHTVLFACEGERIEIKHQAHSRSAFASGAVKAARWLVSQKPGLYSMSDMVMQ
- a CDS encoding winged helix DNA-binding domain-containing protein, giving the protein MMLEKEAVNFFVMAKSHLTPDSRLDSAGAVLRDMIALDANNLDDAYFSLYLRVKRFDVVALEKGMYRGTSMARVKGLKNYMQVIPQEFLPAVYAVSKKDREAAARNLLSTWGIAEDEYRKVGSKVLESLDGKEKTLVQLKKGLSPVSRDIVRKKKEKATNVSIVAQAMQDRWLLLRGGIGRHPGENPGRFSAFKERFKMKLDVGRDEALSLLAKRYVKSYGPVGAEDLAWWLGVTKSEASWALDSLDSAEAVDVEGVPGRLFIDKRDESLIDGKFMEPSVVFLPRDDPYVKAYYNDGRFVPEGHDAMTKFGESKSVVLVNGTVWGTWSLEKDRMTFVCRVEWFDGHPEVPAERVEAAALDAGRFYTGGEVEVKGDT
- the ileS gene encoding isoleucine--tRNA ligase, producing MIQEEKEQYNGKVIEARVDQFWNSTDAYHKTRALRKGNKKFYFVDGPPYTTGRIHLGTAWNKIIKDSVLRYRSMNGFDLMDRAGWDMHGLPIEVKVESLLGFKTKKDIENYGVAQFTEKCKAFAIENMREMTGQFKKLGVWLDWDDPYMTLKNEYIEAAWWTIKQAHEKKLLERGLRNVNWCPRCETAIADSEVEYADRTDDSIYVKFPLKDQEGFLVIWTTTPWTIPANMGVAANKDFTYALVHALPGPVLEEASLAAGLDPAALMDKHSDGTPKPMRFADKVARMKEAIGPEKLEELYAAKGEKLIIAVDLVEGVMKLGRYGDYRVLKTMQGEELKGTQYRHPLEDLVPCHKGTEHKVYLADFVVGENTGLVHIAPGHGLDDFELGVKEGIPVFCPVKPNGAFAPEAGAYAGMNIRDANPKILDDLRARGLLLGATEITHRYGHCWRCKTPIIFMTTDQWFIAVSKIKEPMLAEVSRVNWYPPWAGSSRFHDWVSGARDWCISRQRYWGIPIPIWKCENCGSMDVIGTKEELEHKTGVRVNDLHRPFVDSVYMECECGGRMKRVEDIFDVWFDSAVASWATLRFPQRKDLMDWWPADFIVEGHDQTRGWFYSQLGAGMVGFGKAPYNSVCMHGFTLDDQGRKMSKSLGNVVAPEEVLEKFGADALRLYVLSQSAPWEDLSFSWDECGNVYRTLNIFWNVYRFPLPYMVLDKFDPTKTTYGSVKEHLRVEDRWILSRLQAVIKEVNEGMATYELHRSTRALINFILEDLSRWYVQLSRERTWVEANDPDKLAAYWVLYHVLSNTVKLMAPYTPYMAERMYQNLVRNSEPSAWESVHMCEWPTVNASLLDEQLNKDMDVARKIVEASSNARQKAKRKLRWPVKKITVAPDTEETATAVKDLTGVIREQTNAKEIVLLGVGAPNPDLGVEVVPNPKVIGPAFKGEAGKVIGALKSSDGRVVKSTVEKDGRFVLTLAGGEVEVTPDMVSFRDVIPETLAMGEFPGGKLYVDVELTPELEAEGYTRELIRRIQDMRKDLKLNVEDKIKAEVYVGDDRVRGLVAGMNGLIMNEVRASGLEFKGDKSVSGALVKEWDVEGLPVTIGIEKA
- a CDS encoding 6-hydroxymethylpterin diphosphokinase MptE-like protein; this encodes MRYEQWEPYYRAILQDFGWTAEGDEKAAELLSSMLPEDTPCLARVEELIRGKEVIVCGKAPTLQKDMAKVDWWYKYTVIAADGAVSTLLDQGIVPDIVVSDLDGRHEDLLEADSLGSIIVAHAHADNVEAVKSLVPKLRHVVGTTQARPLRNVYNFGGFSDGDRCVFLAKELGAKSIKIIGFDLDDTKVTPKKLKKLKWARRLLGDLGINI
- a CDS encoding 4Fe-4S binding protein, translating into MVAKVDKEACVGCGTCVDACPEAAIELVDEIAKVDEERCQECGDCVAACPTEAIKLEKEKTK